One genomic window of Salvia miltiorrhiza cultivar Shanhuang (shh) chromosome 4, IMPLAD_Smil_shh, whole genome shotgun sequence includes the following:
- the LOC131020986 gene encoding xyloglucan 6-xylosyltransferase 2-like has product MIGRLLGPRRARQLQRFVRNGKLTILCLFLTVIMFRGYLGAGRFGTPEKDLDDIRETLSYIRRRAEPRRVLEEALMAAQGELKSAENAAAGSNNYTDFDISKIFRDEDDGVEEFRRDPSQPYSLGPKISNWDEQRAEWLERNPKFPNFSGRINKPRVLLVTGSSPKPCENPVGDHYLLKSIKNKIDYCRLHGIEIFYNMALLDAEMSGFWAKLPLIRKLLLSHPEVEFLWWMDSDAMFTDMAFELPWERYKDVNLVMHGWDEMIYDQRNWIGLNTGSFLLRNSQWSLDILDTWAPMGPKGKVREEAGKVLTRELKDRPVFEADDQSAMVYILASQKEKWADKVYLESAYYLHGYWGILVDRYEEMIESYHPGYGDHRWPLVTHFVGCKPCGKFGDYPVERCLKQMDRAFHFGDNQILQMYGFIHNSLGSRKVRRIRNETSNPLAVRDELGLLHPAFKAVKV; this is encoded by the coding sequence ATGATAGGTCGGCTGCTCGGCCCGCGCCGGGCCCGCCAGCTGCAGCGGTTCGTGCGCAACGGTAAGCTCACAATCCTCTGCCTTTTCCTCACCGTGATAATGTTTCGCGGGTATTTGGGCGCCGGAAGATTCGGCACGCCGGAGAAGGATCTCGACGACATCCGCGAAACCCTCTCCTACATCCGCAGACGGGCCGAGCCGCGGCGGGTTCTCGAGGAGGCTTTAATGGCGGCTCAAGGGGAGCTGAAATCAGCCGAGAATGCGGCAGCTGGGAGCAACAATTATACCGATTTTGATATCAGTAAGATTTTTAGGGATGAGGATGATGGCGTTGAGGAATTTCGGCGCGATCCCTCTCAGCCGTATAGCCTCGGCCCGAAGATTTCGAATTGGGACGAGCAGCGGGCCGAGTGGCTGGAAAGAAACCCTAAATTCCCCAACTTTTCAGGTCGGattaataaacctagggttctattGGTCACGGGTTCGTCGCCGAAGCCGTGTGAGAATCCGGTGGGGGATCATTACCTGCTGAAGTCGATCAAGAATAAGATTGATTACTGCAGGCTTCATGGGATTGAGATTTTTTACAACATGGCATTGTTGGATGCTGAAATGTCTGGTTTTTGGGCTAAGCTGCCATTGATTAGGAAGCTCTTGCTGTCTCACCCTGAGGTGGAGTTTCTATGGTGGATGGACAGCGATGCCATGTTTACGGACATGGCGTTTGAGCTGCCGTGGGAGAGGTACAAGGACGTGAATCTCGTGATGCACGGCTGGGACGAGATGATCTATGATCAGAGGAATTGGATTGGGTTGAACACCGGCAGTTTCTTGCTGAGGAACTCCCAGTGGTCTTTGGACATTCTTGACACGTGGGCGCCCATGGGGCCGAAGGGGAAGGTCAGGGAGGAGGCCGGGAAGGTCTTGACGAGGGAGCTCAAGGACAGGCCGGTGTTTGAGGCCGATGATCAGTCTGCAATGGTGTACATCTTGGCCTCGCAGAAGGAGAAGTGGGCTGACAAGGTCTACCTTGAGAGCGCGTATTATCTGCACGGTTATTGGGGGATTCTGGTGGATAGGTACGAGGAGATGATCGAGAGCTACCACCCCGGTTATGGTGATCATAGGTGGCCTCTCGTGACACATTTTGTGGGCTGCAAGCCTTGTGGGAAGTTCGGGGATTACCCCGTTGAGCGCTGCTTGAAGCAGATGGATCGAGCGTTCCACTTTGGGGATAACCAGATCCTGCAGATGTATGGATTCATTCATAACTCTCTCGGCAGTAGGAAGGTGAGGCGGATAAGGAACGAGACGAGCAATCCTCTCGCGGT